In Synechococcus sp. A18-25c, a single window of DNA contains:
- the pdeM gene encoding ligase-associated DNA damage response endonuclease PdeM, which yields MSVRHATDPAEQSRNTQVPQAIAPGESYHWSWNAEELILLGQKALWRPAGGELFVADLHLGKAEVFQACGIPLPSDGDQATFGRLEALCATWQPTRLIILGDLIHGRLGLTERLRTDLQTLDQRLNTNVVLVGGNHDRSLPSRERIQQRSFRVGDLWLSHEPEPPGDGEPGLNLCGHVHPVAIVRQGPDYLRLPCFAYEASHERLLLPAFGALTGGHDCGQVDRKWLVAEDRVMAWQDPSPPSRRRRWAQ from the coding sequence TTGTCCGTCCGGCATGCCACTGACCCTGCTGAGCAGAGCCGGAACACGCAAGTTCCACAAGCCATCGCCCCTGGCGAGAGCTACCACTGGAGCTGGAACGCCGAAGAACTCATACTTCTTGGCCAGAAAGCGCTCTGGAGGCCCGCAGGAGGTGAGCTGTTCGTTGCTGACTTGCATCTCGGCAAAGCCGAGGTGTTTCAGGCCTGCGGGATTCCGCTACCCAGCGACGGTGATCAAGCAACCTTTGGGCGACTGGAAGCGCTCTGCGCGACGTGGCAGCCCACGCGCCTTATCATCCTCGGCGATTTGATCCATGGTCGCCTGGGGTTGACCGAACGCCTGCGGACGGACCTTCAGACCCTCGACCAACGCTTGAACACCAACGTTGTGCTGGTGGGTGGAAACCATGACCGGAGCTTGCCGAGTAGAGAACGCATCCAGCAGCGATCCTTCAGGGTTGGAGACCTTTGGCTGAGCCATGAACCCGAACCGCCAGGCGACGGCGAGCCAGGGCTGAATCTCTGCGGTCACGTTCACCCCGTCGCCATCGTTCGCCAAGGCCCCGATTACCTGCGATTGCCCTGCTTCGCCTATGAGGCATCCCATGAACGGCTGTTGCTGCCTGCCTTTGGCGCCTTAACAGGAGGCCATGATTGCGGTCAGGTGGATCGCAAATGGTTGGTGGCGGAGGATCGGGTGATGGCCTGGCAGGACCCCTCGCCACCATCGCGTCGACGCAGGTGGGCCCAATGA
- a CDS encoding ABC transporter ATP-binding protein: protein MDGHRVVHNLSLRLWLGESTAILGRNGAGKSSLVKLINRSLYPVVQPGSHLRLFGSETVNLWHLRQRLGVVNTELEHRIPAAMTGRELLQSAFFGAIGLGQDRHPSDEQCQRTNSLLERLDLQTLSDIGFGQLSDGQKRRLLIARSLVHDPDVLVLDEPINGLDLRARHKLLALLRDLCRNGTTLVLVTHQVDAVIPEIQRVVGLTEGEVSLDGSPRDTLTADHLSSLFDTPLTVLESHGYRQVLPA, encoded by the coding sequence ATGGATGGTCACCGGGTCGTCCACAACCTCAGCCTGAGGCTCTGGCTAGGGGAATCAACAGCCATTCTTGGCCGCAACGGAGCTGGCAAAAGCTCTTTAGTGAAGTTGATCAATCGCAGTCTTTATCCTGTGGTGCAGCCGGGTTCGCACCTACGCCTGTTTGGCAGCGAAACCGTGAATCTCTGGCACTTGCGCCAAAGACTGGGTGTTGTGAACACAGAGCTGGAGCATCGCATTCCAGCAGCAATGACGGGGAGAGAACTGCTTCAGTCGGCCTTTTTCGGAGCCATCGGGCTTGGCCAGGACCGCCATCCAAGTGACGAACAGTGCCAGCGAACGAATTCACTGCTCGAAAGACTCGACCTTCAAACGCTGAGCGACATTGGTTTTGGTCAGCTGTCCGATGGGCAGAAACGTCGCCTGTTGATTGCGCGATCTCTCGTGCATGATCCCGACGTTCTCGTTCTGGATGAACCCATCAATGGCTTGGATCTGCGGGCACGCCACAAGCTGTTGGCGCTGCTCCGCGATCTCTGCAGGAACGGAACCACCTTGGTGTTGGTGACGCATCAGGTGGATGCAGTCATCCCAGAAATTCAACGGGTCGTGGGGCTAACGGAAGGCGAAGTGAGCCTTGATGGCTCTCCTCGAGACACATTGACGGCGGATCACCTGTCGAGTTTGTTTGACACTCCCCTTACGGTTTTGGAAAGCCATGGCTACCGCCAGGTGCTTCCCGCCTGA
- a CDS encoding CBS domain-containing protein, with protein sequence MVLQQTVGEVMSAPVLTVTAETPLQDAVTLLSDHHVSGLPVIDGTGALIGELTEQDLMVRESGVDAGPYVMLLDSVIYLRNPLNWDRQVHQVLGNTVGDLMRRDSHSCAISLPLPKAASMLHEKGTQRLIVVDAQRCPVGVLTRGDVVRALASTQA encoded by the coding sequence ATGGTGCTTCAGCAGACGGTCGGGGAAGTGATGTCCGCTCCGGTGCTGACGGTGACTGCTGAGACGCCCCTTCAGGATGCGGTCACGCTGCTCAGTGACCATCACGTCAGCGGTTTGCCCGTGATCGACGGCACGGGCGCCCTGATCGGAGAGCTCACCGAACAGGATCTGATGGTGCGCGAGAGCGGTGTGGACGCCGGCCCTTATGTGATGTTGCTCGACAGCGTCATCTATCTGCGCAATCCCCTTAATTGGGATCGCCAAGTGCATCAGGTGCTGGGCAACACCGTTGGTGATCTGATGCGACGGGACAGTCACAGTTGTGCGATCAGCCTCCCGTTGCCGAAAGCGGCCTCAATGCTGCATGAGAAAGGCACCCAGCGTTTAATCGTGGTGGATGCGCAACGTTGCCCTGTCGGGGTGTTGACCCGTGGCGACGTTGTGCGGGCCCTCGCTTCAACGCAGGCTTGA
- a CDS encoding ligase-associated DNA damage response DEXH box helicase: MNDVLQPIHRWFDQQGWTPLPFQTQTWEAHLAGRSGLIQVPTGSGKTYAAVMGSIARMLASPSEIRGVRLLYITPLRALSRDLALALQQPIDAMAWPLRVGIRNGDTNTSERSRQLKSPPEILITTPESLCVLLAGRHCERLFQTLETVILDEWHELIGSKRGIQTELGLSWLRQQRPSLQTWAISATIGNLEEAAQHALGAGGDPCFITGAPKRGLSVTSILPDSIDGFPWGGHLGLRRYEDLVGQLEPCTSTLLFTNTRNQAERWFQCLRYACPEMEGLLALHHSALDRAEREAIEASVKAGSMLWVVCTSSLDLGVDFQPVERVVQIGSPKNLARLLQRAGRSAHLPGGTSQVLFMPTNALELLELSAVRRGLDNGLVEERRPPHAPLDVLLQHLTTLACGPGFEPQRTLEAIRRTSSYSELRDEDWQWCLRFLEHGGDCLGAYPRYRKLEHDEHGRYVVREKAIARLHRLNIGTITSAPAIRVRFIRGAVLGHVEETFISQLKPKDVFFFAGRQLEFVRLREMTAYVKASTRKSTAVPAWAGGQMSLSDLLTHHLRDEVARAGRGDLDTPELKALEPLFERQMDLSTLPDSDQLLLETCRTREGMHLYAYPFEGRFVHEGLGFLWATRLTRIHRGTITVSVNDYGFELLAPRGYPFDDLLEDHLDVLLDDSNLEQDLEQALNLSELCRRRFRSIAQVSGLLVQGFPGQSKSAGQLQISGSLLWEVFNKHEPNNLLVRQAQHEVLQDQLELPRLRKALMRMRSGEVLHCPTPRPGPLAFPLLVERLNNRMSNESVLERIERMQKDALRHEE; encoded by the coding sequence CTGAACGACGTTCTTCAACCAATCCATCGCTGGTTTGACCAGCAGGGATGGACTCCACTTCCCTTCCAGACACAGACCTGGGAAGCCCATCTGGCGGGCCGAAGCGGTTTGATTCAGGTGCCCACAGGGTCCGGCAAAACCTACGCCGCCGTGATGGGTTCTATCGCGCGCATGCTGGCGTCGCCAAGCGAGATCCGAGGCGTCAGGCTTCTCTACATCACACCGCTACGGGCACTCAGTCGGGATCTAGCGCTGGCGCTGCAGCAACCCATTGATGCGATGGCCTGGCCGTTACGGGTGGGCATCCGCAACGGAGACACCAACACCAGCGAACGCAGCCGGCAACTCAAATCCCCACCAGAGATCCTGATCACCACACCAGAGTCACTGTGCGTCCTTCTGGCCGGTCGCCATTGCGAACGTCTATTTCAAACGCTGGAAACGGTCATTCTCGATGAATGGCACGAGTTGATTGGCTCAAAACGAGGCATTCAGACGGAACTGGGGCTCAGCTGGCTGCGACAGCAACGCCCATCCCTACAAACCTGGGCCATCAGCGCCACGATCGGCAACCTGGAGGAGGCTGCGCAACATGCACTCGGCGCAGGTGGAGATCCCTGCTTCATCACAGGCGCACCGAAGCGCGGTCTCAGCGTGACCAGCATTCTTCCGGACAGCATCGACGGTTTCCCCTGGGGCGGCCACCTGGGCCTACGTCGCTATGAGGATCTGGTGGGCCAACTGGAGCCCTGCACCAGCACACTGCTGTTCACCAACACGCGCAACCAAGCTGAACGTTGGTTTCAGTGTTTGCGCTACGCCTGCCCCGAAATGGAGGGCTTGCTGGCACTGCATCACAGTGCTCTCGATCGTGCCGAGCGCGAAGCCATTGAAGCCTCCGTGAAGGCCGGCTCGATGCTTTGGGTGGTTTGCACCAGCTCGCTGGACTTAGGCGTTGACTTTCAACCCGTAGAACGGGTCGTGCAGATCGGCTCCCCGAAAAATCTGGCACGACTGCTGCAACGGGCTGGCCGGTCCGCCCACTTACCAGGAGGCACCTCCCAGGTGCTGTTCATGCCGACCAATGCCTTGGAGCTATTGGAACTCAGCGCCGTTCGCCGCGGTCTGGACAACGGCTTGGTAGAGGAGCGACGACCACCACATGCGCCACTCGATGTGTTGCTCCAACACCTCACCACCCTCGCCTGCGGCCCAGGCTTCGAGCCCCAACGCACCCTCGAGGCGATACGACGCACATCGAGCTACTCCGAGCTGAGAGACGAGGACTGGCAGTGGTGTCTGCGCTTTCTCGAGCACGGCGGCGATTGCCTCGGTGCTTACCCGCGCTACCGAAAACTGGAGCACGACGAGCACGGCCGGTATGTGGTGCGCGAAAAGGCCATCGCACGGTTGCATCGCCTCAACATCGGCACCATCACCTCCGCTCCGGCCATTCGCGTGCGCTTCATTCGTGGCGCGGTGCTGGGTCACGTGGAAGAAACGTTCATCAGCCAGCTGAAGCCGAAGGATGTGTTCTTCTTCGCCGGCAGGCAGCTGGAATTTGTGAGGCTGCGGGAGATGACGGCCTACGTGAAGGCCTCCACACGCAAGAGCACCGCGGTGCCCGCCTGGGCCGGTGGCCAGATGTCACTGTCTGATCTACTGACCCACCATCTGCGCGATGAAGTCGCGCGGGCCGGACGGGGAGACCTCGACACACCAGAGCTAAAGGCACTGGAACCGTTGTTCGAGCGTCAGATGGATCTATCAACGCTGCCCGACAGCGATCAGCTGCTGTTGGAAACCTGCCGAACCCGTGAAGGCATGCACCTCTACGCCTATCCCTTTGAAGGAAGGTTTGTGCATGAAGGGCTGGGATTCCTCTGGGCCACGCGTCTCACCCGAATTCATCGCGGCACGATCACGGTGTCGGTGAATGATTACGGCTTTGAATTGCTGGCACCACGCGGCTACCCGTTCGATGATCTGCTGGAGGACCATTTGGACGTGTTGCTCGATGACAGCAACCTTGAACAGGATCTTGAGCAAGCACTGAATCTGTCCGAGCTGTGTCGCCGCCGCTTCCGCAGCATTGCCCAGGTGTCTGGACTGCTGGTGCAGGGATTCCCCGGGCAGAGCAAAAGCGCCGGCCAGCTCCAGATCAGCGGCTCGCTTCTGTGGGAGGTGTTCAACAAGCACGAACCCAACAATCTGCTGGTGCGTCAGGCCCAGCATGAAGTGCTGCAGGACCAGCTGGAACTGCCGCGCTTGCGCAAAGCTTTGATGCGCATGCGCAGTGGCGAGGTCTTGCACTGCCCCACTCCACGGCCGGGCCCTCTGGCATTTCCATTGCTCGTCGAGCGGCTCAATAACCGCATGAGCAATGAATCCGTGCTGGAACGCATCGAGCGAATGCAAAAGGATGCTCTACGACATGAAGAGTGA
- a CDS encoding transporter substrate-binding domain-containing protein: MTVISRVSWLLVALLGWSAPSLAAPQVIRVGVSGSAPFVISDSDGLEGISIQIWEETASRLDRPFVYVPQPNSKANIEAVGQGDVDLAIGPISITPDRLANPKIDFTQPYFHGEEGLMIPMRPPSLWSRFSPFFGWAALSSLGGLMVLLFVVGNLIWLAERRRNSEHFPRPYFKGVGNGMWFALVTLTTVGYGDRAPTSRTGRTIAGVWMLMSLLALSSITAGLASAFTVSLSKLEPSTIRERSDLRDKSVAVVVGTTSETWARLYGAQPKQADTLPKAIALLAAGDVDAVLFDAAPMRYYLQQNPEAPFKMAPFALATQTYGFVLPVDNALRTPIDVELLQLQRSGMVKQITNRLLN, translated from the coding sequence ATGACGGTGATTTCAAGAGTGTCATGGCTTCTGGTTGCCCTGTTGGGATGGTCAGCTCCGTCCCTAGCGGCGCCTCAGGTGATCAGGGTGGGCGTGAGCGGGTCTGCTCCTTTTGTGATTTCAGACTCGGATGGTTTGGAGGGCATCAGCATTCAGATCTGGGAGGAAACAGCCAGCCGTCTTGATCGCCCCTTCGTCTACGTGCCTCAACCCAACTCCAAGGCCAATATCGAAGCGGTGGGCCAGGGCGATGTTGATCTGGCCATTGGGCCGATCAGTATCACTCCCGATCGTCTCGCCAATCCAAAAATCGATTTCACTCAACCGTATTTTCATGGGGAGGAGGGTCTGATGATCCCCATGCGGCCCCCCAGCTTGTGGTCGCGTTTCAGTCCTTTTTTTGGTTGGGCTGCGCTCTCCTCCCTGGGTGGATTGATGGTGCTGCTGTTCGTAGTAGGGAACCTGATCTGGTTGGCTGAACGACGGCGCAATTCGGAACATTTCCCTCGCCCTTATTTCAAAGGCGTTGGCAACGGCATGTGGTTCGCGTTGGTGACCTTGACCACCGTCGGCTATGGCGATCGTGCTCCCACCTCCAGAACCGGCAGAACGATTGCCGGCGTTTGGATGTTGATGTCGTTGCTGGCTCTGTCATCCATCACTGCTGGATTGGCGTCTGCCTTCACTGTTTCGCTCTCGAAACTGGAGCCATCAACCATTCGCGAGCGATCGGATCTGCGCGATAAGTCTGTCGCTGTGGTGGTTGGCACCACGAGTGAAACCTGGGCGAGGTTGTACGGAGCACAACCGAAGCAGGCCGACACGCTCCCCAAAGCCATCGCCTTGCTCGCCGCCGGTGACGTGGATGCGGTCTTGTTCGACGCGGCTCCGATGCGCTACTACCTCCAACAAAATCCAGAGGCACCCTTCAAAATGGCCCCCTTTGCGTTGGCCACGCAGACCTATGGATTTGTGCTGCCGGTCGATAATGCGCTAAGGACTCCGATCGATGTGGAGTTGCTGCAGCTTCAGCGCAGCGGCATGGTGAAGCAGATCACAAATCGCTTGCTGAACTGA
- a CDS encoding CopG family transcriptional regulator, with amino-acid sequence MSFLQALLDELRDQLEAEPLPLTAAQVAEAADSERLNVTLPGGVMNRLKQQALAEGRSCSSLATFLIEDGLRRHAMLR; translated from the coding sequence GTGTCATTCCTTCAAGCATTGCTGGACGAGCTCCGTGACCAGCTGGAAGCAGAACCCCTGCCACTCACAGCGGCTCAAGTGGCGGAAGCGGCGGATTCAGAACGGCTGAATGTGACCCTGCCGGGAGGTGTCATGAATCGCCTCAAACAACAGGCTCTTGCGGAAGGGCGCAGCTGCAGCAGTCTGGCCACCTTTTTGATCGAGGACGGCTTAAGACGGCACGCGATGCTGCGCTAA
- a CDS encoding DUF427 domain-containing protein, whose amino-acid sequence MTPERVADYPRPPRLETSGDHVLVQVGGEVLFEGQGTQRVLETFHPPTYYLPPDGVNTSLLTAAVGRSFCEWKGVAEYFDVQAGGKTIQRAVWRYPTPTPTFMAIAGWYALYPGLMDGCWLNGEPVTAQAGGFYGGWISSAVEGPFKGDPNHPELI is encoded by the coding sequence ATGACGCCGGAACGCGTTGCCGACTATCCACGGCCCCCACGCTTGGAGACTAGTGGTGACCATGTGCTCGTTCAAGTGGGAGGCGAGGTGTTGTTTGAAGGTCAAGGAACGCAACGCGTTCTGGAGACTTTCCACCCTCCCACTTATTACCTGCCGCCCGATGGCGTCAACACATCCCTGCTGACAGCGGCTGTTGGGCGCAGCTTCTGTGAATGGAAAGGGGTGGCTGAATATTTTGACGTTCAAGCAGGTGGCAAAACCATCCAACGCGCAGTTTGGCGTTATCCAACACCAACTCCAACTTTCATGGCCATTGCAGGTTGGTACGCCCTATATCCAGGCTTGATGGATGGCTGTTGGCTTAATGGAGAGCCAGTCACCGCCCAGGCAGGGGGATTTTATGGAGGTTGGATCAGTTCTGCCGTGGAAGGCCCCTTTAAAGGTGATCCCAATCACCCTGAATTGATCTAA
- a CDS encoding DUF3303 domain-containing protein, whose amino-acid sequence MQLYNVTWQFPEIEGQKAAYTKLIEYMASGAEGDRIDGFELISRTHCPQTGSGVVICKAESSMVLFKHFAPWRAMFGVEFEMQPAFTDEEVCACHKELFEMMSA is encoded by the coding sequence ATGCAGCTCTACAACGTCACTTGGCAGTTCCCAGAGATCGAAGGCCAAAAGGCTGCCTACACCAAGTTGATTGAGTACATGGCGAGCGGCGCCGAGGGTGACCGCATTGATGGCTTCGAGTTGATCAGCCGCACACACTGCCCTCAAACCGGCAGTGGCGTTGTGATCTGCAAAGCAGAAAGCAGCATGGTGCTGTTCAAGCACTTTGCTCCTTGGCGCGCGATGTTTGGCGTGGAATTTGAGATGCAGCCTGCTTTCACCGATGAGGAAGTGTGTGCATGCCACAAGGAGTTGTTCGAAATGATGAGTGCCTGA
- a CDS encoding DUF819 family protein, whose protein sequence is MCTPHDRISGHHRVMAGDRWHHGRGLVVGSCEPLGLLIANLSGWKPDAGVSGWVNGPLTSLAIVELLLAVELRRVLPDARRLLPPFLVSVLATVFAVLVFGWVIRPWLSEDASALAAVYTATFTGGTLNFVSVGRSLAIPDDLFAIATAADYVVFTGWFLLSLLIGRERQASGVDSIASDAHTSDAQMADGPRALGIAHQPKSLASGLLWGGAAMLIAELVLILLRGLAWDVPAIIVLTTVALLMAQLPTGGSRVTCYGMGKVLIQPFFAVIGLNTTVGGLFGLGLPVLVYAFLMVGIQALAVWLVRCQQRWALVDSLVASQAAVGGPSIALALASSLGPSSLVLPAVAVGLLGMLIGTYLGLAVETLFQWPVS, encoded by the coding sequence TTGTGCACACCCCATGACCGCATCAGTGGACATCACCGCGTCATGGCTGGTGATCGCTGGCATCACGGCCGGGGGTTGGTGGTTGGCTCGTGTGAACCGTTGGGCTTGTTGATTGCCAACCTGAGTGGTTGGAAGCCTGATGCTGGTGTGTCGGGTTGGGTGAATGGTCCCCTCACCTCCCTTGCCATCGTTGAGCTTCTGCTGGCTGTCGAGTTGCGTCGCGTGCTGCCTGACGCCCGTCGGCTCCTGCCCCCTTTTCTGGTGTCTGTCTTGGCCACCGTTTTTGCGGTGCTCGTCTTTGGATGGGTGATTCGCCCTTGGCTTAGCGAGGATGCCTCAGCATTGGCGGCTGTGTACACCGCGACGTTCACAGGTGGAACGCTGAACTTTGTGTCTGTGGGTCGAAGCCTTGCGATTCCCGATGACTTGTTTGCAATTGCGACAGCCGCTGACTATGTGGTGTTCACAGGCTGGTTTCTGCTGAGCCTGCTGATCGGTCGAGAGCGCCAGGCATCAGGGGTGGACTCCATTGCCAGTGATGCGCACACGTCCGATGCACAGATGGCGGATGGGCCCAGGGCTCTCGGGATTGCGCATCAGCCCAAGTCACTGGCATCGGGTTTGCTCTGGGGTGGTGCTGCCATGCTGATTGCGGAACTGGTGTTGATCCTGTTGCGCGGGTTGGCGTGGGATGTGCCGGCGATCATCGTGCTCACCACGGTGGCCTTGCTGATGGCACAACTGCCAACCGGTGGATCCCGAGTCACCTGTTACGGCATGGGAAAGGTATTGATTCAACCGTTTTTCGCAGTGATTGGATTGAACACAACGGTTGGTGGCCTGTTCGGCTTGGGTTTACCCGTGCTGGTTTATGCCTTCCTGATGGTTGGGATCCAGGCTCTCGCTGTTTGGTTGGTGCGGTGTCAACAGCGTTGGGCGTTGGTCGACAGCTTGGTCGCATCCCAAGCCGCTGTTGGAGGTCCCAGCATTGCGCTGGCGTTGGCCAGCAGCTTGGGCCCATCGTCGTTGGTGTTGCCCGCTGTGGCGGTCGGCCTTCTGGGAATGTTGATCGGGACTTACCTAGGGCTGGCTGTCGAGACGCTGTTTCAGTGGCCCGTCAGCTGA
- a CDS encoding PCC domain-containing protein, protein METLPLQLDPGHDLHHTLSALAAERNLSGFVLGVVGNLSQASFQCPGQEQPTRLQGELEIITLNGTFSPEGVHLHLSLSDGACQVWGGHLEPGTLVLKGAQVLLGLSGLPTAHPGPAQKRVEVAVLPGCPWCHRAMQLLNRLAIPYQLDTVDSDEKFEAWRQRSGRGVFPQIFIDGDLIGGYDDLVRLHDAGSLEQLR, encoded by the coding sequence ATGGAGACCCTGCCCCTGCAGCTGGACCCCGGGCATGACCTTCACCACACGCTCAGCGCTCTTGCAGCCGAGCGCAATCTCAGTGGATTTGTGCTTGGCGTCGTCGGCAATCTTTCACAGGCGTCCTTCCAATGTCCTGGTCAGGAGCAGCCGACACGTCTGCAGGGAGAGCTGGAGATCATCACTCTCAATGGCACCTTCTCCCCTGAAGGCGTTCACCTCCATCTCAGCCTTTCCGACGGAGCCTGTCAGGTTTGGGGTGGTCATTTGGAGCCTGGAACCCTCGTGCTGAAGGGTGCTCAGGTGTTGTTGGGATTGAGCGGTCTGCCAACAGCACACCCTGGCCCTGCGCAGAAACGTGTCGAGGTGGCGGTGCTTCCAGGCTGTCCATGGTGTCACCGGGCGATGCAGCTGCTCAACCGGCTTGCGATTCCTTATCAGCTCGACACTGTGGATAGCGACGAGAAGTTTGAAGCCTGGCGTCAGCGCAGTGGTCGGGGTGTGTTCCCTCAGATCTTCATTGATGGCGATCTGATTGGTGGCTATGACGATCTGGTTCGGCTTCACGACGCCGGTTCCCTTGAGCAGCTGCGGTGA
- a CDS encoding DUF6737 family protein encodes MWCQPWSILLTGLIAMVSSWMLLHRLWITVPVSVLVLSWWYVFLVLAPAAYKNQPR; translated from the coding sequence ATGTGGTGTCAGCCCTGGTCGATCCTGCTGACAGGTTTGATCGCCATGGTTTCGAGCTGGATGCTTCTCCATCGGCTTTGGATCACCGTGCCTGTTTCGGTCCTGGTGTTGAGCTGGTGGTATGTGTTCCTCGTGTTGGCACCCGCTGCTTACAAGAATCAGCCCCGTTGA
- a CDS encoding triacylglycerol lipase translates to MTTVDPRQPVLILGGFLITAEAYAPMAAWLKQLGVFDAHVVPVTRLEWLLTTWGFGWRRVLDRVDALVQQLQASSLTGRVTLIGHSSGGVMLRLYLSDEPVLGRGYHGATRCDRLITLGSPHQAVRATPLRMLVDRRFPGCYEPGVDYVAIAGELDLNGDNASSFSRRTASGSYKSIAGDAELSGDGLVPVESALLKGARHLVQPDTAHGGFFGKLWYGSLQRLESWWTFVTND, encoded by the coding sequence ATGACGACCGTTGACCCCCGGCAGCCTGTCTTGATCCTTGGAGGTTTTTTGATTACGGCAGAGGCCTATGCACCGATGGCTGCCTGGCTTAAGCAACTAGGTGTTTTTGATGCGCATGTGGTTCCTGTCACACGACTGGAATGGCTGCTGACCACTTGGGGGTTTGGCTGGCGTCGGGTGCTTGATCGTGTCGATGCCCTCGTGCAACAGCTCCAAGCTTCATCGCTGACTGGTCGCGTGACCTTGATTGGACACAGCTCAGGTGGGGTGATGTTGCGCCTCTATCTCAGCGATGAACCCGTTCTTGGTCGTGGCTATCACGGTGCGACTCGCTGTGACCGACTGATCACGTTGGGCAGTCCGCATCAGGCAGTTCGTGCCACACCCTTGCGCATGTTGGTGGATCGACGCTTTCCGGGCTGCTACGAGCCGGGGGTGGACTACGTCGCCATTGCGGGCGAGCTCGATCTGAATGGAGACAACGCGTCGTCATTCAGCCGACGCACGGCGTCTGGCAGTTACAAAAGCATTGCCGGTGACGCAGAACTCAGTGGTGATGGACTGGTACCAGTGGAGTCAGCCCTGTTGAAGGGTGCTCGACATCTGGTTCAGCCGGACACCGCCCATGGTGGTTTCTTCGGCAAGCTTTGGTACGGGTCTTTGCAGCGGCTCGAGTCCTGGTGGACCTTTGTGACCAACGATTAG
- a CDS encoding PAP/fibrillin family protein translates to MNELIGLLKHQPKNSRISGLISALEAESTVDLATSADSLEGVWELRWSSATQPWLQQAPWLENLQVLDPATQRGMNLLRLSGPLAGMAAISVEAQLSLELPNRVGVCFCRGGWRGPKIAGLQRLELMKQLNQSFPAWLDITVLTTNLRVCRGNVGTIFALLKRDDLAISDFLPPSKKQK, encoded by the coding sequence ATGAATGAGCTCATTGGATTGTTGAAGCACCAACCCAAAAATTCAAGAATCAGTGGTCTGATCTCAGCATTGGAAGCAGAATCGACTGTTGATCTTGCGACTAGCGCCGATTCGTTAGAAGGCGTTTGGGAACTGCGTTGGAGCAGTGCCACACAACCCTGGTTGCAGCAAGCTCCGTGGCTTGAAAATCTGCAAGTGCTGGATCCAGCGACGCAGCGGGGTATGAATCTGCTCAGATTGTCTGGACCTCTGGCTGGAATGGCTGCCATCTCAGTCGAAGCTCAACTCAGCCTTGAGCTGCCGAATCGTGTGGGCGTGTGTTTCTGTCGCGGTGGATGGCGAGGTCCAAAGATTGCTGGATTACAGCGGCTCGAACTGATGAAACAACTGAATCAATCCTTTCCTGCGTGGCTGGATATCACGGTTCTCACGACAAACCTACGCGTTTGTCGCGGCAATGTAGGAACAATATTCGCGCTGCTTAAAAGGGACGACTTGGCAATCTCTGACTTCCTTCCTCCTTCCAAAAAGCAGAAATAA
- a CDS encoding DUF1543 domain-containing protein: MTPTPKLFLVVLGGRTATSHIELHDVRWVVGVDIEATIPALKHQWFGLKRGLHIDSYVAVEHVDGYKVELIQSQHEWPAEMDAKLSKGSDQLWFVNLGGYDSGSLQELHQFGLIVAPSKPAAKARARRRWLNDAAQVHKDDLYGIDTLNVVDDCLPIGDVEGWRIHLIPDPSSNIKDLKPDWFGYRLI; encoded by the coding sequence ATGACGCCCACACCGAAACTGTTTCTGGTCGTCCTCGGAGGACGTACAGCAACCAGCCACATTGAGCTGCATGATGTGCGCTGGGTTGTGGGGGTTGACATTGAGGCCACGATTCCAGCGCTGAAGCATCAATGGTTTGGCCTCAAACGAGGCCTGCACATCGACAGTTATGTCGCTGTTGAACATGTGGATGGATACAAGGTTGAGCTCATCCAGAGCCAACACGAATGGCCGGCAGAGATGGATGCGAAGCTCAGCAAAGGCTCAGACCAGCTCTGGTTTGTCAATCTCGGTGGGTACGACAGTGGCTCACTCCAGGAGTTGCATCAATTTGGCCTGATCGTTGCACCAAGCAAACCAGCTGCCAAAGCAAGGGCACGTCGACGTTGGCTGAATGACGCTGCTCAGGTGCACAAAGACGATCTCTATGGCATCGACACATTGAACGTCGTCGATGACTGCCTACCGATTGGAGATGTCGAGGGTTGGCGTATTCATCTGATACCGGATCCATCCAGCAACATCAAAGATCTCAAACCCGACTGGTTTGGCTACCGCTTGATTTAA